The following is a genomic window from Lepidochelys kempii isolate rLepKem1 chromosome 18, rLepKem1.hap2, whole genome shotgun sequence.
GCTGGGAAAAGGTTTTTCTCATGAAGCATGGCTCTAAGGGTCGAGAAAGGACACTGCGATATAACGGGTCCCTTTTGTGGTTGGAAGGCCCTCGTGATAATGGGTCAGACGTCCCGGGTGTAGGAGGGTCCAACCCTTCCGAGGAGCTCGAATGGAGCAGTTGTAACGGAGAAACCGGCAGCCTCCTCCCTGCgtgaaacaaaaagaaacaggCATCAGCCAAGTACCAGCAGAGAAAGGATCCCTGTATTATCCGAACAGTCTCCTGATTTTCTGGACTCCCTTATGATGGTTTGGTAGAACCTTCTACCACCAATCTGCCTCATTAGAAAATCCTGAAATTCAAACCCAGTCACTGATTgcagtcctttgggatcaaggTGCCCGAGATGGAGGTGGGGATGAGCTGGGAGGTGTTCTGGGTACAGGAAGGAGGAGAAGACCCTAGACTGGTCTGGGAGACTTCCAGACTGACCTTCTTGCAAGCACTTACCTCGTAATCTATCCCTACCCGGTTCAGGGCAATGTTGATGGTGAAGGTGGAAGCATCATGGTGAGGCATTAAGGAGGGTTGCTCATCAGGTTTGTAACGAACGACAAAGGCCAGCTCAAACTgtgtctgcaggagagaagagagaCATACACAGACGGTGCCAAAGCACCCAGAGGGCATTCACTTCTAGGGGATGGTGTGTACATTGGTGTAATTGGGGTACAATACCCCTGAAATAAGGGAGAAAGGGGCATGTTCCTATTGAGAAGTATGGTGCACACCTTGATAACATACTCCATGGTAATTTCCTCCATTATGGCACGTACTGTGGTACAGTGCCCCAGTGGTATTGCCTCTCCATGGCCATGATCATGAGAGACGCTGAGCACTCAAATCCCATTGACCAAGCGTGTTTGATGCCTACCTTTGTATAGTATCCTGGGTAAAATTTCTCTGTGATTGGAGCAATATAGTCCAGAAGGAACCTGTACCATTCTCTCTCATAGCCAATTTGGTTCATGTGGATGTCAATAGTTGGGACATTTTCATAACCCCCGAGTAGCCTGCTGTCCTGAAACGGAACCATAAGATTGATTGGGGACACGTATCTTAGATGATAAGTATGAAACACAGTTTGACAGTAACCAACAAACATAATGTTCATCTATAGGGCTTTTCAGGATTGGAACGCAGGGAAGGATCATCTACATTTTATAGAAGGGAAGTCAAGGCACAGAGGAGGTTGGAgcccaagttttcaaaagtggctactgACTCTGGATGATTATGGTTCTCCGACTTTACAACCGCTTGGCCCTaatcttcagaggtgctgagcactccagTGGACAGCAGTGGAGGTTGCAGGTTCTCAGGGCCTGCGAAAATGAGGCCTAAGGGGTCTCTGACTGATTTTCTGACTGCCCAGCGACCGCTATTGAATGTTTGGGCCTaagtccaaggtcacacagtgagtcaagaGCAGagctcaggagtcctgactccagtgCCCTGCTTTAACCACAGGATTAAAACTCCGGCCTGTAGCAGGCTGCAGCTATGCCCAAGGACTTGGTCTAAGTGGTGGGAGCTGTAGCTTTGGAAGCTCCAGCTTTTTCTTACCGTGTTATCTCCCTTGGACCACTGGCCAAAGTGCTCCATTTCCTCCACCAACTCGTCACAGGCGACGTCAGTGAATATAGGGAACCAGTAAACGTCggggcagggctggagagagaACACACGAGAATTCAGACAAACAGAAGAATGAGACAAATACAGACAGACATAGGGGGCTCTTCATAAGCTACATAACAcgtagggggagggggagttccTTAATTTTGCAGGACAGCATCATGGGGGTGTTTGTTCCAGTTTTACAAGGGGGTggttgggtctttttttttttttttaataaaaatcatcAAACAATGTGTTATGTAATTTATGAACAGTCCCTAGTCAGACAAGAGGAGGACAAAGTCAagagcagggagagagggctCACTGGAAAAATAGCTAAAATGTTAAAGGTTGAATCCTGCCTTCAGATTCCCATGCCTTGCTCCCAGTAAAATTAAGGAACCTGGACAGATGCCTCTGAAGAAGGAGGGATTTGTCCCGAAGAATACCTTCCAATAGTGACAGACCACATTCTCTCTGAATCTGATGTTCTTTTAGGCAGCACTGTCTCCTGTAAGCTACCTATTTCTGAGGGTGAAAGGCTGAAATAATATGATACTGACATGCCGTTCTCTCCTCCGCTGAGAGAAGAGCAGCATTTCTTACCATCTCCACCAATTTCCCTTTCAGAGCTAGTGTGTAGTTTTCATGGATGTACTTTTCTTTCCAGTCCTATGGTTAGAAAAAGACAAGCAAAGCAGTCACTTCTGTGGCGCATGGCTCAGGATGTGGTATTAAGCCATGCCCTGgcatccccctctctctctcatcacGGAAAGGGGAAGCGGAGCGGTAAACAGCAATTGACAGCATTTTCTCGGCTTGGAAGCTCCAGGGCCCAGAGGAGTTTTCGAGTGAAATGCTTTCCCAAAGCCCTGCAGTTATGCACCTAGGGAACCCCATCAGAGGGATGTCACACAGCAAAGCTTGGACCCTCCCCTTAGAGACACGACTCGTAGCAGCGTTATCTAACAGGGAGGCTAGGGGCGTATCCCACAGTGACAGGCCTGCTCAGTCTCTCACCTCAGGATTGCTGAAGATCTGCCAGAGGTCGTTGTGGAGATGAGTCGTCTGATAATTCTCCAGAGAGAGTATGTGTCCAAATTGGTGCCGGTTTGTCACGAACATGAAGACCCTCTGTAGAATGGAGGGAAACCATCAGGCTGCAACtatctactgtgggagctgcttcCCATTAGCCCTGGCTTCATGCCCTCTGTCCACCCACCTCCCTCTCTAATCTTCACACTGGGCATCCCCTCCCCAGTGAGCCTTTATTGGTAAATCCAGACCCACCCGGGATGCAGAGAAGACTAAATAGTCCTAGCAAGGGCCAGTGATGGAGGCAGAACTTCTGCACGTTTCATCAGCTAAAGACAGAAGCAGGATAAAATAGCTCGCACAGGGTCACTCGGCCTGTGGCTATGCACATGTAGCTCCCACTGACGTTCACCGGAGCTGCATGAGTGGATCCTAGCGTATAACTGAATTTAGTCCGGGTTTCTCAGACCACAGGAAGAGATTCTCCTGCCCCCCTGACTGCATGTGCGTCAGGAAAGGCATGTAGGCTTAGTTGATGCCAGTTCACTTATTTCCACCTAGGCATGTACAGTTGAAACGGGTGTCCTGAAACCTGCCTGCAGAGTTGTTTCAACTCCACCCTTgctccctgcagccagctccctgTACTGACCTGATCCCGGACATTATGGCAGAAAGCCATGTCTGCATCTAGTTTGCCGCTGTGGAAGAGGTCTCCCTGGTTGAGCTGGGATCTCAGGGTGCTGCCTTTTATGACATAGATGCTGGAAATGTAGGGAACGTTCCAAATCCCACTGcaaaatggggagagggagatTTAGACACTAAGTAGTAACAGGACAGagcttacaggatcaggccccaaaggaCTAAGGGCTAGATTTCATTGTGAACATATTTAGGGggggaaagaacaaaaataaagcatTGCTGTTCTTTAGAATTTGGTTTGTGTCAAAGTTTAAAGGGTCAGACTCAAAACCCTACAGCAACCAAACGCAATGACCTACACAAACCCAAAGAGGAGCAAATCAGGAATGCAAGCTGTTCCAGTAATCAGCCTTTGGACATctacagcaccttccatccacGCAGCACACAGCTCTTTACAAACACTATTTAAAGAAGAATGACAATCCCCCTTCCACCCCGCATTGCGGGATAGTTACGCATCACATTCTCTATCCTTAGCAGATGGAGAAAACAAGGCACAAGGAGAGACTAAGCGATTTGGCCATACAGTGAATTAGCGACAGGGCTGGAAACAAaacccagggctcctgactcCAAGTTCCCTACTCTGGTCACCAGACCTTACTCCCTCGATTACATATGGTATGTAGAAGACAGGTACATAAAACTGCTCCTGTCTGGAAGGAGAGACTTCCTTGCCTTCTGTAAACACAGTGATGGTCTGGTACTCTTGCCCCAGGATCCCAATTGGCTTTAGACTGATTTTGGGGGTACATACTCTCTATCCACTGTCTATTCAGCAAGCCTTGTATTTAGGGGATTCTGACTGGCAAAAGTCCCTCACAATACTTACACCCTCCGCCCTTGAACAATATCCACGTAATCCTCTGAACGGGCATAGTACCCATCAGGACTCAACGCACCCCAGAAATTTGACCACAGCTTTCCAAGACGGCTCACCAGTGGGGCAATTACCGGCCTGCAGGCACAAGAGGGAGAGATGGTTGGAGGGCAGGATGCTGCCAGGGGAAGAAAGGAGGAAGATCCCAACGAGAGTTTCAGGGTCCAGTTTTGCCTTCGCTTACAGATGCTACCCCCTCTTGACACCTGTGTAAGTAAGGGCAAACTTGGGCCCTAAGCTTATAGTTAAACACATTCAGCAGACAATCCCCTCTGAATGTAATCTAAGGCGTTCTAGCAGCTGGAGACAGAGCTGGAAATCTTTCTTCTTGGGGAGCAGGGGAATCATTTCAGTAACATGAAATATGTTTCTCTACTGTGTATCCAGCTCCCTAAGACTGAAACCACAGCTAAATCTCTGAGCCAGAGCCAGACATAACCAGGAATAGGTTCTGTTCTCTATGAAGCCCCAATGTGTGGAggcttctgatcagcaatgggccTGCAAAACTCCCTCCCCCAGATGCTCAGCTGTTGAAAGTAGGTGTagcatcactgaaatcaatggaactatgccaatttacaccagtcaaGGATCTGGCTTCTTGGATCCAACACTCATGATTTTTAGGGATGGGGAAGAAAGAACTCGGACTGTGAACCTGGATATAGATCCAGATTTTCCAGTGAATCCCTCCCTTTATAATGGGCTGAAGCAAAACCTGCATCTGAATGTACCGCCCAGGATGTTTGGAATGTAAATCCAAATCCAGACCTCAACCCTGTGGCTTGGACCCACATCTGGTCTGGAAAAAAATGGTTCTGATTCTGGCCTCTCTGTTCCCAATAGTGTAGGCTCTGCTCCAAAGAGATACGGGTAAAACAAGGGATGGTTTACATCCAGAGCCCACTGCATCTGAATCCAATAATccagggaggggggttggatataTGGCTCCCGTTTTGGTCCATCTCTATTGGAGAAAACCCTTAAGTTTCATTCCCAGCAATGTTATCTCTTCCCAGCCCCTtacacatttcccaggaaagaagGAGCTCCCTATCTACATTCCTGACTTGAAGCCTGCCCAGTAAGGATCGCTCAGACTCACTTGTTCTGTTCAATCAGGATCCGTAGAACTTTCGAGTTCTTCAGAACCACTTCGGCATCCAGGCTGAAGTAATATTCACAGTCAGGATCCTGTCTGCACAAATCCCTACAGCCAGAGAGCCCACAGGTCAGAGAGAGAACAGCAGCAGGACAGCAGGGATGACCTTCACTTTGCAGTCAAGGGGGCCTTCTCTTCTGGGATGGGGGAGTTTATCCTTTACAGACTGGGTGCAGAGCCCCTGACTAGggttggggggaagagagggttaAAACCCCATGCCTGAGCAAAGGAGTAGCAGGTGGCTGGCCCCTCATGGCAGggaggagtggggctgagctCAGGGGAGGCTGTTTTCTCCATCAGGAAGGTGGACAAGGAGGCAATGGGTATGGGGAACCATTGATTTGGAAGTTGAACTGAAAGAGGAACAGGCTGCACTTGAGGCTAGAGAAACTCGAAGTCCTCTGGATGCAGGAGCCTTACTGCTTCCATTTGTTTGGACCCAGGCTGTGGAAAGCTGTATACTTAGCCTGGGAATCTAGCCTGGCTTTAGCCCATGTTGGCTGGACAATAAGCAGGGGCTAAGTTCATACCTGCCATGGACAAGTTGCAGGCCAGTGGCAGGAAAATGGGGAACATGGACGCAACCTGGACAGAGAGTGTTTTGTGGTACAGAGGTTCTTAGCAGAGGGTCTGAGAACCCCTTTGGCAGTGAGGGCATCGAAGTGTGTTTGTAATGCTGTCACCCCAGAAAAGTGGCATCTAACGGGCATGCAtaaggaaggaagggaaagagagaatGGGTTGGGCTGTTACACAATATACCACTGCAACACCAGCCATTGTTCCTGCAAAGCTCCAAAGCAGACATCTATGAAGGaagcttctgctgctctgcccacAGAGGCCTGTTATCTTGGATGCAAGAAGCCTCTCCCTTGTGATACGGAGCCTAGACGGAGGATGGGGTTGACTCCAGTATCCCTATCGTCTGACCGTTCACACTGGTCTTCTCACTTACACGCCCATGTTCCGAGCATCCGCATTCTCCACGTGGTCTTCTGGCCCAATCACTTTGACCGCATGATATTCTTTGCCATGCTCCTTCACAAACGTGTCCACCCGAGACAGGTGAAGTTGCTCCTGCACACAGAGGGAAATGACACAGAGCGAAGAGTAGGTTACATGAGCTTCACACAGGCTGTCTGGCCTCAGCTAAGGCTAGGCTTGGCAGCCTCCTGCTCTGGAGGCTCTGGCAACACCAGAGCACGTGAGCTGTATGTCTTCATGGCTGGAGGTAATTGATACACAGGCTTCTAGGAAAACAATGAGCTGTACCTGACTTCCAGGTCCCGGCAGTCTGGGGAAGTTGCAAATACTTCTGGGATACAGGAGGAGGCAAGCCATCCCTCACATGGCAAAACAAAGACAGGGTTGGTGAGATAGTATCTGTTAttgctggtccaataaaagatatgacctcatccaccttgtctctctagtatcgtGGAAcgaacacggctacaacaacactgcataagaCAATCCAAGGCAGATGTTCCTTACATGGTTGTGGATGAAGAGCTGAGTGCGTTTCTTTGGGTACTGGAGGTTCTGAAGCCTCAGGAAGAACTGGGAGAGAAATGGAGTGGGCTGCTCAATGAAAACTCCAATCAGAACCAACGGCAACACATCATCCTGCATTCAACAAGAAGGTGAGAAGCGTGAGGGCTGCTCTCCAGCTCCAGAAACCTGGCGACACCCTCACCATTTCCGAGGCAACCCAAGCACGTGGTGTAGGAATTCTCTTGTTAGCACCAGGCTTCTGCCACTCTAAATATGCATCAATCCTTACCTTGAACCCTGTGAGACTTCTCAGGCCTTCATCACACACAGTGCAGCCTGTCTCGAATGTCCAGGCCCGAGGAATATAGTTTCCCAGGTAGTTCAACTGCAGCTGCAAAGGGAAATCCCCCAAGTGCTTAGTTACAAGGCAGGAGAAAATCTCACCCCAGCCTCTGATATTCAATCAGGTTCCATCGCCAGTCTCatctcccttctctccctgggagaagggaaatgGAAAAGGATGCAAATCTGAGGGTCTAATTTTCTACAGTGGAGGATACTGATGTGCTGGGATAACACGAAGGAGTGAGAGCActtttcagtctccatggcctgGTCAGTCCTTGGCGGCTAGGTGTTGAGGCTGGCAAGAAGGGGACCAAGCGTGGCAATTATTGTGATGTGAACACCTgtgcactaggaactggactgataACCACCAActcagtggctgctggccagtcATTCCTCAGGTGGGGATGTTTTCAATCACTGCTGACCTTGGTCTTGATTTGGCCCAGTGACCAAGAAGTAAGGAGCTCCATGTCTTGCTGTCATGGCAGGGAGCCACCCAATCCCCCCATCTGTGAATTTATGCAGGAAGAAGTCAGTGTGTGAGGGATGGATGCCTCATTTCCCAGAATTCCCTAGGCAAGTGCTTCACCACCTCAAGCCTAAAGAGGTTATTTGCCTTGGTTTCATACCCAACCTTCTTCTTCAAGGCTCCTGCTTACCTTGGTGG
Proteins encoded in this region:
- the PLOD1 gene encoding procollagen-lysine,2-oxoglutarate 5-dioxygenase 1 isoform X2, yielding MLPQLLLLPGLVLTLLIAEGSGGSKQEENLLVLTVATQETEGFKRFKRSAQFFNYKVQVLGLDEEWRGDDKKAAGGGQKVRLLKSALKQHADKEDLIILFTESYDVLFASGPAELLKKFKQAKSKVVFSAETFIYPDRRLEAKYPPVQDGKRFLGSGGFIGYAPNLNKLVEDWKGLDNDSDQLFYTNIFLDPEKRENINITVDQRCRIFQNLNGALDEVVLKFENARVRARNAEYDTLPVLIHGNGPTKLQLNYLGNYIPRAWTFETGCTVCDEGLRSLTGFKDDVLPLVLIGVFIEQPTPFLSQFFLRLQNLQYPKKRTQLFIHNHEQLHLSRVDTFVKEHGKEYHAVKVIGPEDHVENADARNMGVDLCRQDPDCEYYFSLDAEVVLKNSKVLRILIEQNKPVIAPLVSRLGKLWSNFWGALSPDGYYARSEDYVDIVQGRRVGIWNVPYISSIYVIKGSTLRSQLNQGDLFHSGKLDADMAFCHNVRDQRVFMFVTNRHQFGHILSLENYQTTHLHNDLWQIFSNPEDWKEKYIHENYTLALKGKLVEMPCPDVYWFPIFTDVACDELVEEMEHFGQWSKGDNTQATRGL
- the PLOD1 gene encoding procollagen-lysine,2-oxoglutarate 5-dioxygenase 1 isoform X1, which translates into the protein MLPQLLLLPGLVLTLLIAEGSGGSKQEENLLVLTVATQETEGFKRFKRSAQFFNYKVQVLGLDEEWRGDDKKAAGGGQKVRLLKSALKQHADKEDLIILFTESYDVLFASGPAELLKKFKQAKSKVVFSAETFIYPDRRLEAKYPPVQDGKRFLGSGGFIGYAPNLNKLVEDWKGLDNDSDQLFYTNIFLDPEKRENINITVDQRCRIFQNLNGALDEVVLKFENARVRARNAEYDTLPVLIHGNGPTKLQLNYLGNYIPRAWTFETGCTVCDEGLRSLTGFKDDVLPLVLIGVFIEQPTPFLSQFFLRLQNLQYPKKRTQLFIHNHEQLHLSRVDTFVKEHGKEYHAVKVIGPEDHVENADARNMGVDLCRQDPDCEYYFSLDAEVVLKNSKVLRILIEQNKPVIAPLVSRLGKLWSNFWGALSPDGYYARSEDYVDIVQGRRVGIWNVPYISSIYVIKGSTLRSQLNQGDLFHSGKLDADMAFCHNVRDQRVFMFVTNRHQFGHILSLENYQTTHLHNDLWQIFSNPEDWKEKYIHENYTLALKGKLVEMPCPDVYWFPIFTDVACDELVEEMEHFGQWSKGDNTDSRLLGGYENVPTIDIHMNQIGYEREWYRFLLDYIAPITEKFYPGYYTKTQFELAFVVRYKPDEQPSLMPHHDASTFTINIALNRVGIDYEGGGCRFLRYNCSIRAPRKGWTLLHPGRLTHYHEGLPTTKGTRYIAVSFLDP